The DNA sequence CCGACTATCGGCGCCTGGGCCAGGCGATTTCCATCAGCGTGGCCCAGGACTACACGCCGGTGCGTGACAGTTTCCGGCGGATGCAGCAGATCGGCCTCGGCCTCGGCTTGGCGGGGTTGCTGTTGATTCTGTTATTGCAACGCATCACCGTGCACCGCGCCTTGCGCCCACTGGACCGGGCCCGTGAGCAAATCGCCCAGTTGCAGCGCGGGCAGCGCTCGCAACTTGACGAGCAGGTACCGCGGGAACTGGAACCTCTGGTGGCGCAAATCAACCATTTATTGGCCCACACCGAAGACAGCCTCAAGCGTTCGCGCAACGCGCTGGGCAACCTGGGCCATGCCCTGAAAACCCCGCTGGCGGTGCTGCAAAGCGTGGCCTCGAACGAAAAGCTCGATCCTTATCCTGAGTTGCGCAAGCTGTTGCTCGAGCAACTGGAGCAGGTCAGGCAGCGCCTGAACCGCGAACTCAATCGTGCCCGACTGTCAGGCGATGCACTGCCCGGCGCACACCTGGACTGCGATGCGGAACTGCCAGGGCTGCTGGCTACGCTGAACATGATCCACGGTGAACACCTGCATTTGAGTTACGTCGCATCACCGGGCTTGCACTTGCCCTGGGACCGGGAGGATCTGCTGGAACTGCTGGGCAATCTGCTGGACAACGCCTGCAAATGGGCAGACGCCGAAGTGCGCCTGACGGTGAGCGAAACGGCCGGGGGTTTCAGCCTGGCGGTGGAAGACGACGGCCCAGGCATTCCCGCGGATCGTCGCGAACAGGTATTCAGCCGCGGCACGCGACTGGATGAGCAGACCGATGGCCATGGCCTGGGGCTGGGCATCGTGCGGGACATCGTCGACACCTGGGGCGGGACGCTGGCGCTGGCCGACAGTGAGTGGGGCGGATTGAAGGTTGTGATCGAACTGCCTAAACGCTGAAATCTGCCCCAATCCTGTGGGAGCGGGCTTGCTCGCGAAGACGGCGGCACATCCAACATCACCGTCTCAGGCAGACCGCATTCGCGAGCAAGCTCGCTCCCACAGTGGACGGTGGTGGCTGCAAATACTGCGAGACTGGAAAACCCGCCGCATGACGCTTGCAGCTTGCCGCCGCTTCCTGCAAAGTCGCGACCTTTTTGTCCGGTGGCTCTCCATCGCTGTGCTTTGAGGTAACGATGATAAATGCAGTAATTGCCGCGGTTGGCGTCATGCTGGTGCTCAGCCTGTCCCGCGTGCATGTGGTGATCGCGCTGATTGTCGGCGCGTTGGTGGGTGGCCTGACGGGTGGCCTGGGCATCGAGGCGACACTCAAGGCGTTCAACGCCGGCCTCGGCGGCGGCGCGACGGTGGCGTTGTCCTACGCCTTGCTCGGCGCTTTCGCGGTGGCGATTGCCAAGTCCGGCATGGCCCACGCCCTAGCAGACAAAGCCCTGGCGCTGGTGGATCGCCAGGACGCCGCCGGTGGCACAGGCGTCAAATGGGTCCTGATCGGCCTGCTGGGAACGGTCGCGGTCGCCTCCCAGAACATTCTGCCGATCCATATCGCCTTCATCCCGCTGCTGGTGCCGCCACTTCTCTATGTGCTGACCAAGTTGCAGTTGGACCGCCGGTTGGTCGCCTGCGTCATGACCTTCGGCTTGATCACGCCCTACATGTTCCTGCCGGTGGGCTTTGGCAACATCTTCCTCAACGAAATCCTGCTGGCCAACATCGCCCGCAGTGGTGTGGACGTCAGTGGCATCAACGTCACCCACGCCATGGGCATCCCCGCGTTGGGCATGGTGTTTGGCCTGCTGCTGTCGTTGTTCAGCTACCGCAAGAAACGGGTCTACGACCTGAAAAAAATCGCCCGGGCCGAGCAAGTGGCGGTGCGCTACAACCCCATGACCCTGCTGGTTGCCGGGCTGGCGATTGTGGCGGCGTTCGCCGTCCAGCTATTGGTGGACTCGATGATCATTGGCGCCCTGGTCGGGTTCCTGATTTTCTCGGCGTCGGGCGTGGTGCGCTGGCGTGAAACCGACGACCTGTTCACCGAAGGCATGAAGATGATGGCGATGATCGGCTTCATCATGATCGCCGCCTCGGGCTTTGCCGAGGTGATGAAGGCCACCGGTGAAGTCCAGAGCCTGGTGGAAACCTCGGCGGCCTGGATCGGCCACAACAAGGGCATTGGTGCGTTGCTGATGTTGTTGGTGGGCCTGCTGGTGACCATGGGTATTGGCTCTTCGTTTTCCACGGTGCCGATCCTGGCGACGATTTTCGTGCCGCTGTGCCTGCAACTGGGCTTCAGCCCGTTGGCGATCGTCTGCATCGTCGGCACCGCGGGTGCCTTGGGCGACGCCGGCTCGCCCGCCTCGGATTCGACCCTGGGCCCGACCTCCGGCCTGAACATCGACGGCCAGCACCACCACATCTGGGACACCGTGGTCCCGACCTTCATCCACTACAACCTGCCGCTATTGGCGTTTGGTTGGGTGGCGGCGATGGTGTTGTAACGCAAGACCGAGTCGCCTGCATCGCGAGCAAGCTCGCTCCCACAGTGGACCGGCGTGAACACAAGCGCTGTGGACACCGCCGAACCCTGTGGGAGCGAGCTTGCTAGCGATGAGGCCCCTGAATTCAGCGACTCTGCCGACGAACCGTTCACCTTGCCCTACAGTTTTACCGCGCCGTGCCGTTAATACAGTTAACCACGCCATAAAACCAACAAGAGTGAACAGCATGCGCCTGAGCCTGAAGGCTAAAGTCCTGTCCCTGGCAATACTGCCCGTATTGTTGTCCGCGGTGATCATCAGTCTGACCACGGCGTTCATCTTGAAGGAACAAGCCCGCAACGAGGTGCAGCAGACCCGCGAGCGCCTGCTGGCCGATGCCAAGGCCACTTTGCAGAACTACGTGGCGGTGGGCCTAACCGCCATTAAGCCGCTCTACGATGCCGCCGCCGCCGGCGATAACGAGGCGCGCGCCCAGGCAATCAAGCTGCTGTCGAACGTCAGCTACGGCAAGGACGGCTACTTCTTCGGCTACGATTCCGAAACCGTGCGCCTGTTCAAGGCCAACAGCCCCGACGGCGTGGGCAAGAGTTTCAAGGACAACCGCGATCCGAACGGTGTCTACGTCAACCGCGACCTGGTGAAGGTCGCCAAGGACGGCACCCATTACCTCGAATACAGCTCGCCATTGCCCAACAGCAAAGACCTGGTGCCGAAACTCGGTTACACCGAATACCTGGCCAAGTGGGACATGGCCGTCGGCAGTTCGGTCAACCTGGACGGTATCGAGGCCCAGGTGGCCCTGGTGGAAACCAAGGTTCATGATCGTGTACAAGGCGTGATATTGAGCATTGTCGGGATCGCCGCCGTGGTGTTGCTGGTAATTGCGGTGGTGGGCCTGTTGCTGGCCAATACCATCCTGCGGCCGCTGCACCTGATGAAAGACAACCTCGATGACATCGCGGCAGGCGAGGGTGACCTGACGCGCCGCCTGGCGATCACCAGCCAGGATGAACTGGGTCAACTGGCCGGTTCGTTCAACCGCTTCGTCGACAAGATCCATGGCCTGGTGCGGCAGATCACCGACATGACCTCGCAACTGACCGGCCTGGTGACGCAAGTTTCCGAGCAGGCCCAGCGCTCCGAGCAGGCCATGGAGCGCCAGCGTCACGAAACCGACCAGGTCGCCACGGCGATCAACGAGATGTCTTCGGCCGCCCAGGAAGTGGCTCGCAGTGCCCAGGGCGCCGCCGTTGCAGCTCAGCAGACCGACGAGGAAGGCCAGTCCGCCAAGCGCGTGGTGGCCGGCAGCATTCAGCAGATTCATGCGTTGGTGAACGATATTCGCAGCAGCGGTGTGTCCCTGGACAGCCTGCAGCAGGACGTGGCCTCGATTGTCAGTGTGCTCGGGGTGATTCGTTCGATCGCCGAGCAGACCAACCTGCTGGCCCTCAACGCCGCCATCGAGGCTGCGCGTGCCGGGGAAGCAGGACGAGGGTTCGCGGTGGTGGCCGATGAAGTGCGGGCCTTGGCCAGCCGGACCCAGCAAAGCACCCAGGAAATCCAGGGCATGATCGATCGCCTGCAATCAGGCACCCATGCGGCGGTGGAAGCGATGCGTCGCTCCAGCGAGGCGGGCGATGGCACGTCGGCGAAAGCCAACGAGGCCGGGGCGTCCCTGGACACCATGGCGCAGTTGATCGGCACCATCAACTCGATGAACGCCCAGATCGCCAGCGCCGCTGAAGAGCAGACCGCCGTGGCCGAGGAAATCAACCGCAGCGTGCATCAGATCGCCGTGGCGGTGGACAGCGTCGCCGACGAAACCCAACTCGGCGCCCAGACCTCCCGCAGCCTGGCTGATCTGGGCCAGCGCCTGGGCAAACTGGTGGGGCAATTCCGGATCTGACGTCCAGGAGCTGCCGAAGGCTGCGATCTTTTGCTCTCGATCCAGATGTTTTCACCTGGGCAACCGGGTCTTATCGGGAAAGAAGGATCGCAGCCTTCGGCAGTTCCTGCCGGGCTCAGCAGGTGCAAACACAACAAAACCTGTGGGAGCGGAACCTGGATCAGCGCCAGTGCTACGGCTCACGTAGATCCCGCATCAACAACCCAAACCGCAGGTCCACCGCATCCGGAATCGGCACATACACCACATGCCCATCTCCCGGTGCCACGTCGATGCTCTGACCCTTGATGTTCTGCAACTGATGCAGATCGAAGTGAAAGTTGCCCTTGGGCGTCATCAACTCCATGTGATCCCCCAGACTGAAGCGATTCTTCACTCGCACTTCGGCCAGACGTTCGCGCCGTTCGCCGGTCAGTTCGCCGACGAACTGCTGGCGCTCCGACACCGAGCTGCCGTTCTGGTAGTTCTGATATTCATCGTGCACATGGCGCCGTAGAAAACCTTCGGTGTAGCCGCGCTGGGCCAGGGACTCCAGGTCGGTCATCAGGCTGCGGTCAAACTCACGGCCCGCCACCGCGTCATCGATGGCCCGGCGATACACCTGGGTGGTGCGGGCGCAATAGAAGTGCGACTTGGTCCGGCCTTCGATCTTCAAGGAATGCACGCCCATGCGCGCCAGTCGTTCCACGTGCTGCACCGCCCGTAGATCCTTGGCATTCATGATGTAGGTGCCATGCTCGTCCTCGAAGGCCGGCATCAACTCCCCAGGGCGGTTCGCTTCCTGAAGCAGGAACACCTCATCGGTGGGGGCGCCGAGGCCAAGGGTCGGTTCCGGCTCAAAGGTTTGCACGATATCGCCCGCTGCGTTTTCCATTGCCGGCTGCGCCGAGTACTTCCAGCGACAGGCGTTGGTGCAACTGCCCTGGTTGGCGTCGCGCTTGTTCAGGTAGCCCGAGAGCAGGCAGCGCCCGGAATAGGCCATGCACAGTGCACCGTGGACGAATACCTCCAGTTCCATGGCCGGCACCTGTTCGCGAATCTCGGCGATTTCCTCCAGGGACAGTTCCCGGGACAGGATGATTCGGCTCAAGCCCTGCTGCTGCCAGAACTCGACGCTCGCCCAGTTCACGGCGTTGGCCTGCACCGACAGGTGAATCGGCATCTGCGGGAAGTGCCGGCGCACCAGCATGATCAGCCCCGGGTCGGACATGATCAGCGCGTCCGGCGCCATGGCAATCACCGGTTCCAGGTCTTTGAGGAAGGTGCGCAGCTTCGCGTTGTGGGGGGCGATGTTCACCACCACATAGAACCGCTTGCCCATGGCCTGGGCTTCGCCAATGCCCAGCGCCAGGTTGGCGTGGTCGAACTCATTGTTGCGCACCCGCAGGCTGTAGCGCGGCTGGCCGGCGTACACCGCGTCGGCACCGTAGGCGAAGGCGTAGCGCATGTTCTTCAGGGTGCCGGCGGGAGCAAGCAGTTCGGGAGCGGCGAGGGTCATGGTGGTCTGGTCGCAAAAAGCGGCGAGGGTACCCCATGGTCGACCCCGACTTATTGATCTGAATCAAATACACAGCGCAAACGCGAAGGCACTCCGGCGAGTCCTGGCTGACTAATGTTTATCCCGCCTTTGGACATGGAAAGCTGATGAATCGAAAGATGTTGCAAAACAGATCCCAGATGCTGCTGTTGATCCTGGTGACCATCGCCTTCATCTGGATATTGCTGCCCTTCTACGGCGCGGTGTTCTGGGCGGTGATCCTGGGCATCGTCTTTGCGCCTATGCAGCGCCGCCTGCAGTTGAAGTTCGGCTGGCACCGCAACGTCACCTCGCTGTTCACCTTGAGCATCTGTACGGTCAGCGCGATTTTACCGGTGATCATCATCAGCGCCTTGCTGGTCCAGGAGGGCGCGGCGTTGTACAAGAGCCTGGAGAGTGGGGAGCTGGATATCGCCGATTACCTGGCCCGTTTCAAGGATGCCTTGCCACCGTACTTCCAGCACCTGCTGGACCGTTTCGGCCTGGGCAACCTGAACGGATTGCGTGACAAGATCGTCAAGAGTGCGATGCAGGGCAGCGAATTCTTTGCCACCCAGGCCTTCAGCTTCGGCCAGGGGACCTTTCAGTTCCTGGTCAGCTTCTTCGTGATGCTCTACCTGCTGTTCTTCTTTTTGCGCGACGGCGCGGAGCTGGTGCGCAAAGTGCGCATGGCCGTTCCCTTGGCTGAACATCAAAAACGTCGCCTGCAGTTGAAATTCAATCGGGTGGTGCGAGCCACCGTGAAAGGCAACCTGCTCGTCGCCATCAGCCAAGGCGCGCTGGGCGGACTGATCTTCTGGATCCTGGGGATTCCGACGGTGTTGCCCTGGGCGGTGCTGATGGCGTTCCTGTCGCTGTTGCCGGCCGTGGGGGCGGGGCTCGTCTGGGCGCCGGTGGCAGTGTATTTCCTGCTGTCCGGGGCGATCTGGCAAGGGGTGGTGCTGACGCTGTTCGGGGTGTTCGTGATCGGTCTGGTGGACAACTTCCTGCGTCCGATCCTGGTGGGCAAAGACACGAAGATGCCCGACTACATGGTGTTGGTCTCGACGCTTGGCGGCCTGGCGGTGTTCGGGTTGAACGGCTTCGTCATCGGGCCGCTGATCGCCGCGCTGTTCATGTCGAGTTGGGCGCTGTTCGTCGAAGCCAAGCCTCGGGTGCAGCTGCCTTAGGCGCTCAGCAGGTAAGGGCCGATACGTTGTGACAGGGCCTGGGCGTCGGGCAGGGAAGTCAACGGGCCGCTGATGGTCACGCCGTCTTGCACCAAGTACCAGCAGGCCAGCAACCCGCGTGCCCTGAGTGAAGCGGGGACGGCACTGCCAATGACAGACATGATTTGAACCTTGGGCATGGGAACCTCCATCAATCGATGGGGTTACCTTACGACTCAGCCGGGGAGAGGAAAAATCAACAGCCTCGATAATAGGAATCGATGCCGCTCAATCGACGACCAAGTCGAGCATATGCACCACTTCCTGCTCATTGAG is a window from the Pseudomonas brassicacearum genome containing:
- a CDS encoding sensor histidine kinase: MISIQRRLSLGLIGVMVVVGLVLAQTSLWLFELGLQRYLEAGLRNDSENLLVALVRGPQGLQLDERRLSPAYQRPFSGHYFRIDFADVHWRSRSLWDQELPRLDHPGLHSNLQLGPEGQKLLVLRTDYRRLGQAISISVAQDYTPVRDSFRRMQQIGLGLGLAGLLLILLLQRITVHRALRPLDRAREQIAQLQRGQRSQLDEQVPRELEPLVAQINHLLAHTEDSLKRSRNALGNLGHALKTPLAVLQSVASNEKLDPYPELRKLLLEQLEQVRQRLNRELNRARLSGDALPGAHLDCDAELPGLLATLNMIHGEHLHLSYVASPGLHLPWDREDLLELLGNLLDNACKWADAEVRLTVSETAGGFSLAVEDDGPGIPADRREQVFSRGTRLDEQTDGHGLGLGIVRDIVDTWGGTLALADSEWGGLKVVIELPKR
- a CDS encoding Na+/H+ antiporter family protein is translated as MNAVIAAVGVMLVLSLSRVHVVIALIVGALVGGLTGGLGIEATLKAFNAGLGGGATVALSYALLGAFAVAIAKSGMAHALADKALALVDRQDAAGGTGVKWVLIGLLGTVAVASQNILPIHIAFIPLLVPPLLYVLTKLQLDRRLVACVMTFGLITPYMFLPVGFGNIFLNEILLANIARSGVDVSGINVTHAMGIPALGMVFGLLLSLFSYRKKRVYDLKKIARAEQVAVRYNPMTLLVAGLAIVAAFAVQLLVDSMIIGALVGFLIFSASGVVRWRETDDLFTEGMKMMAMIGFIMIAASGFAEVMKATGEVQSLVETSAAWIGHNKGIGALLMLLVGLLVTMGIGSSFSTVPILATIFVPLCLQLGFSPLAIVCIVGTAGALGDAGSPASDSTLGPTSGLNIDGQHHHIWDTVVPTFIHYNLPLLAFGWVAAMVL
- the yegQ gene encoding tRNA 5-hydroxyuridine modification protein YegQ: MTLAAPELLAPAGTLKNMRYAFAYGADAVYAGQPRYSLRVRNNEFDHANLALGIGEAQAMGKRFYVVVNIAPHNAKLRTFLKDLEPVIAMAPDALIMSDPGLIMLVRRHFPQMPIHLSVQANAVNWASVEFWQQQGLSRIILSRELSLEEIAEIREQVPAMELEVFVHGALCMAYSGRCLLSGYLNKRDANQGSCTNACRWKYSAQPAMENAAGDIVQTFEPEPTLGLGAPTDEVFLLQEANRPGELMPAFEDEHGTYIMNAKDLRAVQHVERLARMGVHSLKIEGRTKSHFYCARTTQVYRRAIDDAVAGREFDRSLMTDLESLAQRGYTEGFLRRHVHDEYQNYQNGSSVSERQQFVGELTGERRERLAEVRVKNRFSLGDHMELMTPKGNFHFDLHQLQNIKGQSIDVAPGDGHVVYVPIPDAVDLRFGLLMRDLREP
- a CDS encoding methyl-accepting chemotaxis protein, producing the protein MERQRHETDQVATAINEMSSAAQEVARSAQGAAVAAQQTDEEGQSAKRVVAGSIQQIHALVNDIRSSGVSLDSLQQDVASIVSVLGVIRSIAEQTNLLALNAAIEAARAGEAGRGFAVVADEVRALASRTQQSTQEIQGMIDRLQSGTHAAVEAMRRSSEAGDGTSAKANEAGASLDTMAQLIGTINSMNAQIASAAEEQTAVAEEINRSVHQIAVAVDSVADETQLGAQTSRSLADLGQRLGKLVGQFRI
- a CDS encoding AI-2E family transporter; protein product: MNRKMLQNRSQMLLLILVTIAFIWILLPFYGAVFWAVILGIVFAPMQRRLQLKFGWHRNVTSLFTLSICTVSAILPVIIISALLVQEGAALYKSLESGELDIADYLARFKDALPPYFQHLLDRFGLGNLNGLRDKIVKSAMQGSEFFATQAFSFGQGTFQFLVSFFVMLYLLFFFLRDGAELVRKVRMAVPLAEHQKRRLQLKFNRVVRATVKGNLLVAISQGALGGLIFWILGIPTVLPWAVLMAFLSLLPAVGAGLVWAPVAVYFLLSGAIWQGVVLTLFGVFVIGLVDNFLRPILVGKDTKMPDYMVLVSTLGGLAVFGLNGFVIGPLIAALFMSSWALFVEAKPRVQLP